In Actinoplanes lobatus, the DNA window GCGAACGCCTACGGCGCAGACACCCTTGTCCTGGTACGCCCGGACGGCTACGTCGGCCTGGTCGCCGAACCGGGGGACAGCCGTGGCGTCCGCGACTACTTGAACTCGCTCTGAACAGGCTGGTCAGGGGACCTCCGGCCGCATAGAACGTCAAGAATCTCAGAGTGAAGAACTCGGGCGGTATTCGCCACCGTGATGCCGCCATGGCACCGATACTGGGCTGAGTCTGTGCCGATCACCGTCGCAGCAGCCTGGAGGGGTTCACCGTGCTCGACCAGCAGCAGCCGGCGGCGGATCACAGCACGCCACACGAAGGCGCGGGCGGTAGTGGGCGTGATGTCGTGCGCCTGGCCGTGGTCGTCGGTGCGCTCGGGGTGGTGTTCGGCGACATCGGCACCAGCCCGATCTACACGATGCAGACGGTCTTCAACCCCGCCGACCCGCATCCGGTCCCGGTCACCACCGACAACGTGTACGGTGTCGTGTCGCTGATCTTCTGGGCCGTGATGATCATCGTGACCCTCACCTACGTGCTGCTCGCCATGCGCATCGACAACGACGGCGAAGGCGGCATCATGGCGCTGATCACGTTGCTGCGCCGGTGGACCGCACCCCGGGGCAGACGTACCGCCGCGGTCCTGGCCGGTCTGGGTATCTTCGGCGCCTCCCTGTTCTTCGGCGACAGCATGATCACGCCGGCGATCTCCGTACTGTCGGCCGTGGAAGGTCTCAAGATCGTCGCGCCGTCGCTGGAGGAGTGGATCGTCCCGATCACCGCGGTCATCATCGTGGCGTTGTTCGCGGTGCAGCGGCACGGCACCGCGGTCATCGGCCGGTTGTTCGGCCCGATCATGATCGTCTGGTTCACGGCGATCGGCGCCTGCGGTGTCATCGGCATCGCCGAGCAGCCCGCCATCCTCAAGGCGCTGTCACCCACCTACGCGCTGAGCTTCCTGGCCGGCAACTTCGGCATCGCGTTCTTCGCACTCGCCGGGATCGTACTGGCGGTCACCGGCGCCGAGGCGCTCTACGCCGACATGGGCCACTTCGGCCGCCGCGCCATCACCCGCGGCTGGCTGCTGCTGGCGCTGCCGGCCTGCGTACTGAGCTACCTCGGCCAGGGAGCCCTGATCCTGCAGGACGCGGCCAACATCAGCGGCCCGTTCTTCCTGCTGGTCCCGGGATGGGGGAGGTGGGCGATGGTGCTGCTGGCCACCGCGGCCACGGTCATCGCCTCCCAAGCGGTGATCACGGGCGCCTACTCGGTCGCCGCGCAGGCCGCCCGCCTCGGATACCTGCCACGGCTGCGCATCACGCACACGTCGGAGTCGACCATCGGCCAGATCTACGTGCCCTGGATCAACTGGCTGCTGCTGGTCTCCGTACTCACCCTGGTCTTCGCGTTCCGCAGCTCCGCGGCCCTGGCGTACGCGTTCGGCATGGCGGTGATCTGCACCATCTCCATCACCACCCTGCTGTTCTTCTACGTCGCCCGGTCCCGCTGGGGAACACCCTGGTGGCTGCTCGCGACCGGCGCCACCGTCCTGGTGGGCATCGACCTGTTGTTCGTCGCCGCCAACCTCACCAAACTCGCCCACGGCGCCTGGCTGCCACTGCTCATCGGCCTGACCGCGTTCACCGTCATGACCACCTGGCAACGCGGCCGGGAGATCGTCACCGCCAACCGCAAACGCCAGGAAGGCTCGCTGCAGGACTTCGTCACCCAGCTGAGAACCGGCGCGACGCCAGCCACCACTGTCCCTGGCACCGCGGTGTTCCTCAACCGCGGTGGACAGACCGCACCACTGGCCCTACGCGCCAACGTCGAACACAACAAGATTCGCCATGAACGCGTCGTCATCCTGTCGCTGGAGACCCAGCCGGTGCCCCGCGTCGCGGACGCCGACCGCATCACCGTCGACGATCTTGGATACGGCGACGACGGCATCATCTTCGTCGCCGCCCGTTACGGCTACACCGAAACTCCCGACGTGCCCGCGACACTACGCGGGCTGACACCGGAGCAGACCGAAGGGCCCCTCGACACCGACGACACGACCTACTACCTCTCCAAGATCGAACTCCAGAGCTCGCCGGAACCGACCATGGCCCAGTGGCGTAAACGGCTGTTCACGGCCACCTCCAACATCACCGCCGACGCCGCCGAGCAATTCGGCCTGCCCCGCGACCGTACCGTCATCATGGGTTCCCACATCGACGTGTGACGCGTACGTCCTGGACGGCTTTCCCGGTGTGGCAGCGATCGGCTCGGCATGGGCTATCGCTACCCACCTTGACCGCGGGTGCCCGTCGCGGACGTCGAACTCAGCCCAACGCCGCGCCGACCTGGTCGGCGAGCGTGAGGGCGACGCGGCGTTCGCTCAGGGACACGACCGTGTGCGGCGCCGCGCGCAGCAGGTATCTGCCGTGCAGTCGCCCGTCATGCTCGACGAGAAGCTCGATGTCGGTGTCGCCCGGCAGCCCTTGATGGTCGACATCCCACCTGGCGTGTTGCCACATGATCTGGCCGTCACGTTGCAGTCGTGCCGGGTCACCGAGGCCTGCCACGCCGGATTGGTATCGGGCGGTTTGCAGGTGAAGGGCCTCGACGAGATTCGAGGCGACCTGTTTGATCAGCTCCTGCCGGGAGCCGCCGCCGGTCGCGCCGCTGGCCGCGGCGGCGTTGATACCGGCGAGATAGCCGGCCTCGCGGCTGGCCGCGGCTTGCTGACGGCGGCCCCAGACCGCCAATTCGGTCACCGCAGCACCGACGATCATGAGCAGTGTGAAAGTCTGGACCCCCGATCGGTCGGCGATCCGGAACTGCTGGTACGGCGCGATGAAGAAGTAGTTGAACCAGGCGCCGGCCGACAGCGCCGCCAGGTATCCGGCCAGCCGGCTGCCCAGTGCCGCGACCGCGACCACGACCACCACGAGCAGCAGCGCGACGTCGACCATTTCGACGCGGGCCCGCATCGGCGCCAGCGCCGCCGTGACGGCGAAAGGTGTGACGACCGCGAGGCCGACGCAGACACGACTCCGGTTGACCCAGGTGGCCATCCTTTGACTGTACGACCGTGGGGCGTGCCAGGCCGGGATTGGCACACAGACCTTGAGTTCGACGCGGTTTCCGCACTGTCGGGGTGTCAATTGCGGCGTCAGATGTCGAGGTCCTCCACGACGGGCTCGTCCTGGATGGCCTGCACTGCGAAGACATACAGTTCTGCTGGCAGCAGTGGCTCGAGTTCCTCGACGGTGTCGACGACGGCGAAGGTGGCCTGTGCCGGGGTGCGCATCCAGGCCTGGTCGGGTGACCAGTCACCTATCCAGCCGCGCCATCCGGTGGACCACTTCCTGCTCCGTTCGGCGTCGGGCCCGGCCGGGGTGTGCAGTTCGGGCTTGGAGTGGTGCACCGCGAAGCGGCCCTTGGCGGTCCGAAACAGTGAGTAGGTCTCCTCGCCGTCCACGCTCGACGCCGTCCACTCGCCGAGGGCGACCCCGAGGAAACGTTTGACGGCGGAACTGCCGAGACCGACTTTCACGGTGATCTCGTCGAACCCGGCGTGCTTGGCCTCCTCGACCGTGACCAGCCGGCGTAGAGCCGTGACGATGGCGCCCGACAGGTTGCCCCCGGTCAGTTCCTGGGCCCGTTGCAGCAGCGGCAGGTCGTCGTCGGAGATGTAGATGGTCTTGTTCGGCATACGTCTCACCTCCGGGCAACAGTGTACGCATACGTGTAGGGCTACGTACATGCATACGTAAAAGGTCCGGGACGTGGCCGCTGCCTGGTGGGTTGTCGCGCGATTCTGAGGCTTCCACCGCTGCGGTAACCACGGTTACAGTCTCGTTGTGGAGGATCGCAGGCAGTGGGTGCTGCTGTCGTACCGGATCCCGCGGGAGCCGTCGCAGCCGCGGATCTCGGTGTGGCGCAAGCTGGAGCGCCTCGGTGTGGCCCGGCTGGGCGACGGGCTGATCGCGCTGCCCGCCGACGACCGGACCCGCGAGCAGCTGGACTGGGTCGCCGAGGAGGTCGTCGAGAACGGCGGCACCGCCATGATCTGGCTGGCCACACCCGGTGACATCGCCCAGGAACAGGCCGTGATCGACGGGATGCGGGCGGCCCGCGCCGCCGAGTACCGGACGGTGATCGAGCAGGCCACGACCGTACCGGCCGACGACGCCGAGCGCACCCGCCTGGTCCGGAGACTGCGCGGCGAGCTGCGCCGGATCACCGACCGTGACCACTTTCCGCCGGGGGAGCGGGAGACCGCGCGGATCGCGGTGCAGGAACTCGCTACGGTGAAGGAGTCGACATGAGGTGGGCCACCCGTGCCGGCGTGCACATCGACCGTGCCGCGTGCGCGTGGCTGATCCGCACCCACATCGACCCGGACGCGGAGTTCCTGTTCGTCGACGACCGGACCGCGGTGCCCGCCGACGCGACCCCGTTCGACATGCGCGGCGCCGAACTCGGCCACCACAGGGGTGACTGCTCTTTCGAGACGATCCTGCGACGGTACGAGCTGCACGATCCGGTGCTGTGGAAGATCGCCGAGATCGTGCACGAGGCCGACCTCGCCGACGAACGCTACGACGCGCCTGAGGGACCCGGCTTCGACGTGCTGCTGCGCGGGCTGTCGATGACCTGCGACGACGAGCGGGTGCTCGCGCTGAGCGGACCGATCTTCGACGGCCTGTACGAATACCAGCGCCGCGCCGTCCTGCTGAACAGGACACCCGGATGAGCCAGTCCGTCGACGAGATCCGCGACGTCGTCCCGTTCGGCAAGGCGGTCCGCGCCTGGTTCAGCATCTCGTTGCAGACCTTCGGCGGCCCGGCCGGGCAGATCGCGGTCATGCAGCGGCACCTGGTCGACGAGCACCGGTGGATCGGGCAGAAACGGTTCCTGCACGCCCTGAACTACTGCATGCTGCTGCCCGGCCCGGAGGCCCAGCAGCTGGCCATCTACGTGGGCTGGCTGCTCAACGGCGTCCGCGGCGGCCTGGTCGCCGGCACCCTGTTCGTGCTGCCGGGCGTCGTGGCGCTGCTCGCCCTGTCGGCGATCTACGTCGGCTTCGGCGACACCCGGGTGGTGACCGCCCTGTTCGCGGGCCTCGCACCTGCGGTGGTGGCGATCGTCGCGCAGGCCGTGTGGCGGGTCGCCGGACGGGCACTGACCAACCGCACCCTCGTCGCGTTCGCGGTGCTGGCGTTCCTCTCGCTGGCGGTGTTCGCGGTGCCGTTCCCGGTCGTGGTCGCGCTCGCCGCGCTGGCCGGCTGGGCGCTGCACCGATGGCGGCCGGAGCTGGTCGAGTCGTCCGGCGGCCACGGCTCGGCGAAGGACGGCCCCGAGCCGTTGATCTCCGACGATGCCCTGCACCACGAACATCCGTCGGCCCGCCGCACCGCGGTGATCCTGGCGATCGGGCTGGCCGTCTGGTTCGTACCGGTGGCATTGTTTGCGATCTTCACCGGCACGGACAGCGTCTACACCCAGCAGGGCCTGTTCTTCTCCGGCACCGCCGTGGTCACTTTCGGCGGCGCCTACGCGGTGCTCGCGTTCGTCGCGCAGCGGGCTGTCGAGCACTACGCCTGGCTGTCTTCCGGCGACATGGTCCGCGGTCTCGCGCTCGCCGAATCCACCCCCGGCCCGCTGATCATGGTGGTGCAGTTCGTGGCGTTCCTCGGCGCCTACAGCAACCCGGGCAGCCTCGACCCGTGGGTGGCCGGAGTCGTCGCGTCGCTGCTGACGACCTGGGTCACGTTCGTGCCGTGCTTCCTGTTCATCCTGCTCGGCGCCCCCTACGTGGAGCGGCTGCGCGGGAACCGGTCGCTGTCGGCGGCACTGACCGGCATCACCGCGGCGGTCGTCGGCGTCATCGCCAACCTCGGCCTCTACTTCGCGGTCCACACCCTGTTCAACGAGGTGCACGAAGTCCACGCCGGGCCGGTGCACATGAGCCTTCCCGACTTCGGCGCCGTCCGCCCCGTACCCCTGATCATCGCCGCCGTGGCGGCTCTCTTGATCTTCTGGCGCAACTGGCCGGTGCTACGCGTCCTCGGCATCTGCGCCGGGCTGGGCCTGATCGCGGGGCTCGCCGGCCTGCCGGGAGTGTGAAGTCAGGATGACGCGTTGCCGGGCTTCGTCCCGGCGATGAGTATCGCGTGCCCGAGCACCTTCGGATGCCGTAGCGGGAACGGCAGCGGCAGGGAGCCGGCCAGGATGCCGAATTCCGTGATCGAGGCACCCGCTCGTCCGATCGCCTCCCGAACGTCCTCGGTCGACGGATAGCAGGCCGGGTCAGCGAACAGATCAAGAAAGACGTACCGGCCGCCCGGCCGCAGCACGCGTAGGGCCTCGACCACGCCGTCGGACTTGTCCGCGAGGTCGCCGATCTCGTGGAAGGTCAGGCAACTGACTACCGCGTCGAAGCTGCCGTCGGGGAACTCGATGGCGGCGGCGCTCTGCCTGCCGAACGCCGTCCGGGCGGCGACGCCCTCGATGCGCGCATTGTTCTCGCACTGCTTCTGCGAGTACTCCCAGTCCGTCCCCCAGGAGTCGATGCCCGTCACGGTGCTGTCCGGCAGGGCCTTCGCGAGCCTGATGACCAGGCTCCCGCTGCCGCAGCCCACATCCAGCACCCGGCGCGGCGCCGCAGGCGCGACCTTGGCGACCATGAGGTCGTGGATGCGGCGCTGGAAGTCCCCGCCGCGCGGCGTGAAGCGACGGACGGTGAGCGCCAGGATCAGCGTGATGTAGCCGAAGACCGCGAACGGTACGAGGAACAGTAGGAACCAGGGCGACAGCCACGCCAGCGCGCTCAGAGCCAGGCAGGCGCCGCTGACGGCGGCGAACCGGCGGAGCCGGCCGCTGCGAATCCAGGTGCCGTAGCGCGGTGCACGGCCTACGGTCACCGTGACCTCCCAAACGTCCGGCCACGGCATTCCGCCGGCCTCGGCAGATCGTACGGCAAGTGCCCGAGCGGCCCCGACAACTCCGGTCGCCGGGCGTGGACATCGTGAACGGGTGCGACACAAGACATCCGCGACAATGAGCCTTTCATCCTGCATAGCGGTTAGCCCTCGACGTGGTGCAGGACGCTGAAGTTCTGAACGGGCCCGAGGCGGCCGAGGCGTCGGGGCTGGCCCGCACAGCTGCGTTGGTTGCTGCCGTACATGTCGTTGGTGCCGATGTGCAGCAGCGGGGTGTAGGACTGCGGTCAGTTGACGATGTTGGCGTCGATCCGGGCGATCGTCCAGCCGGAGTGGCCTGTGCCGGCCGTGAGGGCTGTCGCGGCGACGAGGGCGGCCATTGTGCCGGCCGCGCCGAGGAGCAGGCGCGTCGGTCTTCTCTTGAAGGGTCCTTTCGCGGCGCGGGCTCGGCGACTACTGCTGCAGGGTCAGCACCGCCGGCCGCCACGGCAGCAGGTTGTAGTCGCCGCTGGAGCTGGGGGAGCGGCCCTGGTAGAGGAGTTGCAGGTGGCAAGGATCGATCGTCATCGTCTGATCGGGATTCGTGCGCACCAGGTCGCCGTGGCTGATGTCATTGGTCCAGGTGGCGCCGCTGTTGGCCTTGCCGGCGAACGGGTTGCTCTCGGAGGTGGACTGCGGCGTCCACGTGCCGCCCAGGCTGGTGGCCGTGAACGAGCGGAAGTAGCGCCCGTTCGCGCCGATCGCCTCAACGATCATCAGGTACTGGTTCTGTCCCTGGATCTTGTAGACCTGCACCGCTTCGAACAGGTTGTTCGTGGAATCGCTCAGGATCGTCGTGTACGACGAGCCGAAGTTGCCGGGGAAGTTCCCGATCGGCATGCTGGCCCGGTAGATCTTGCCGTTGTCGCCGGCGAAGAAGAGATACATGTTCGTGTTGTCGCCGATCAGGGTCTGGTCGATGGGTCCGTACGGCGCGTCGGAAACGCTTCCGGTGAACAGCGGCTGTGCCGCTGACCACCCGTTGGCATTTGTGGGGTCGCTCGACGTCCGGTACAGGAACGGGTATGCGCCCCACTGGTAGGCGAGCACCCAGATGTTCTTCGGGGCGAAGTAGAACAGGGTGGGGGCGACGGTGGCGGACGACATGCCGTTCTGGGTGGCCGAGGCCATGTCGGACCAGTTCGTGAAGAGGTCGAAGTTCATCGAGCCGTATGTTCCTGCGGTCGAGACGAGCAACTGCTACACCCGCAGATCGACCTGTACACCCTGGATTACGCCGACAACCCCGGCCTGAGGCGGGCCCGGCAGTTCGGCAGGCACTGCCTGGTCAGCGGCCGGCACTGTCCCGGGTATGACGGGCCGCTGGCAGGCGCCTGCCAGCGGTCACGACGAGAGGACCGCTCGCTGACCGAGCTGCCCTGGACGCCGCCGCGGACCCGGTCCTGGCCCCCGGTTGGATCACCGAAGCACAGGCTGAACGCCAATGCGCTCAGGCCCGTCGGCTTTCGGAACGCGCGGAATCGACGCCGTGGTGCGATGCGTTTTCCGGAGCGGGAGCCGCGGTGCTGGCGCGGATCGCCAGGGCGGTCGGCAGCTCGACGCGGGTGTTCGCCACCGGGTCCTCCATGATGAGCTGAAGCAACAGGCGGGCGGCGGCGGCGCCGATCTCCCGGAACGGCTGGCGAACAGTGGTCATCGGCGGACCGCACCATCGGGTGGCCGTGATGCCGTCGAAGCCGACCACGCTCAGGTCGCCGGGAATGTGCACACCGGCCCGCCGGGCGGCCTCGTAGACGCCCAGCGCCAGCAGGTCGTCGCCGCACAGCACGGCGGTGGGCGGCCGGGCCATGCGGAGCAGGATCGTGCCGAGTTCCAGGCCGTCTTCGAAGAGGAACCGGCCGGTGTGGATCAGCTGTGGGTCGGCCGGCAGGCCGGCGGTTTCCATGGCGGCGCGGCAGGCCTCCAGTCGTTCCCGGGCGACCAGTTGATCGGCCGGTCCCCCGATCAGCGCGATCCGCCGGTGGCCCAGCCCGATCAGGTGCCGCGTGGCGGCCACGGCACCGCTCCAGTTGGTGGCGGCCACGGAGGGCACCGCGTCCGGCGGCGGGTTCACGGGCTGCGCGGAGACCAGTGGAATCCCACTCGCCGAGAGCTGGGCGTACTGCTGGGCGGTGAAGCGCGAATGGACGACGATGATGCCGGCCGGCCGGCGCGCCAGCAGCCGTTCGGCCCACGGGCGTCCCTCTCCGCCGAACGCGGCCACGTCGGTGAAGCCCACGCCGAGGTCCCGGTCGCCGGCCACGTCCTGGACCCCGCGCATGATCTCGATCGCCATGGTGCTCTCCAGCCCGAAGAAGACGACCTCCATCCCGGGCGAGGGAGCGACCGCGGCCGGGCGGCGGTAACCGTACTCGCGGAGCACCTCCTCGACCCGCTGCCGGGTGTCCGGCGCGACGCCGGACTTCCCGTTGAGAACCCGCGAGACGGTGGGTTTCGACACTCCGGCCAGGCGGGCGACGGCGGCCACGGTCATCTCGCCGCGTCGCCGGCCCCGGCGTTCGGCCCGGGCGGCCGCCTCCGTCACCGAGTAGTCGGGTTGCATGCAGCCGTCCCTCCGGTTGGCCCTGTGGCCATCATCGATTCGCCACATAGTACGAACTTCCAGGAAGTACGTGCTGGAACGTTTCCTTGACTCTGTCGGAACGTTTCTGCGACGCTCCACATCGACATATGTCACTGGATTCAGCTGCTTGTGCCGACGCGACACCCCGGCAACCGTTCTGCCGCTCCCCATCACGTGACGCAGGCCGGCGACAAGTCCCCCTCCGTTGTCGCCGCCACTCCTATCCCCGAAGGAGCTCCGTTGACCACCACAATTCGCTCCGGACTGATCGCGCTGACGGTCGCGGCTGTCGTGGCCGCGGCCGCCGTCGCGGCGACCACCGCCGAGGCCGCCACCGGCGTCGCGTTGGCCGCGTCGGTCGAGGACGAAGGCGCCGATTGCGCGGTGTCGTCGTTCAGCACGATCAACAATGCTCAGCTGCCGGATCCGTTCACCCGGATCAACGGCACGCGGATCTCGACCACGGCCGACTGGCGATGCCGCCGGGCCGAGATCAGGGAGATGGCCGAAACCTACGTCTACGGCCAGAAACCCGCCAAGCCGGCCACCGTCACCGGCTCGGTCTCCACCACCAGCATCACGGCGAACGTCTCCGACCAGGGCAAGAGCACCAGCTTCTCGGCCAGCGTCCAACTACCCTCGACCGGGACAGCACCCTACCCGGCGGTCTTCGTCCTTGCCGGCGTCGCCGACACCGCCACGATCCTCGCCTCCGGCGCCGCCGTGATCAACTACAACCCGCTGACCGTCGGCGCCGAGGGCACCAGCCGCAGCGCCAAGTCCGGCGCCTTCTACACGCTCTACGGCTCCACCAGCACCACCGGCTTGGAAATGGCCTGGGCCTGGGGCGTCAGCCGCCTCATCGACGTCATCGAACAGTCCGGTACCAGCATCCTGCGCGCCGACGGCCTCGGCGTCACCGGCTGCTCCCGCTACGGCAAAGGGGCCTTCACCATCGGCGTGTTCGACCAGCGCATCGCCCTGACCATGCCGATCGAGTCGGGCAGCGGCGGCGTCCCGGCCTTCCGCAGCATCCCCGGCGAATCCGGATCCCAGCCACTGAGCAGCGCCTACAACGAACAACCCTGGCTCGGTGACGCGTTCGGCTCGTTCACCTCCAACCCGAACGCCCTGCCGGTCGACACTCACGAGATGGTCGCCATGATCGCGCCGCGCGGGCTGTTCATCATGGAGAACCCGCACATCGACTGGCTCGCCGCGAAGTCCGGCAGCGTGGCGGCGCTGGGCGGCGCCGAGGTCTACAAGGCCCTCGGCGCCGGCGACAACATCACCTACTGGTCGGACGTCTCCGACGGCACGCACTGCGCGAACCGCAGCGAGTGGAAGACGCCGCTGCAGCAGAACATCCAGAAGTTCCTGCTCAGGACCGGCAACGCGGCCGGCTCGTTCCACATCTCCAGCAAGAAGGCCGGCAACCTGTCCCAGTGGCGGACCTGGACCACCCCGACCCTGACCAGCGGCGCGACCACCTCACCCACCACGGTGCCGACCACCACACCGCCAACCACCACGCCCACGACCCCACCGGCCTCCGGCGCGTGTAGCGCGACGGTCTCGCTGAACTCGTGGACCGGCGGCTACGTCGCCACGGTGCGGGTGACGGCCGGATCCACGGCACTCACCGGTTGGTCGGTGGGTGTGACGTTGCCGGGGGGCAGCGCGATCACCAACACCTGGAACGCGACGGCAACCGGTAGCTCGGGCACGGTAAGTTTCCGGAACGTCAGCTACAACGGGAGCGTCACGGCCGGCGCAAGCACCGAGTTCGGCTTCCAGGGCACCGGCACCGGGCCCACCGCCACCCCGACCTGCCAGGCGGGCTGACCTCGGCCGCCACTCCACCGACTCGGTATGTGCCGCGGCCGGCAATCTTGTGGGATTCTCCAGCTGGCCTCGATCCGCCGAAGGATGGCGGTGACGATCGACCTTGAGGCCATCGCTGCCGAACGTGTACGCATCAGGAACGACTACCGCGCGAGGCGCCTGAACCGAGGTCCTGGGCGGCCTGCACCATGTGGCGATCTCGGTCACCCCGGAGCGGTGGCGGCATCTGCAGGGCACCTCGACGCGGCGGGATTCGCGGCAAGCCGCCGAGATCTTCGGAACCGGTGCCCGGTCGAAGCCGCCGGCACCGGGCGGCGGCCGTTCGAGGGTGCCTTCATGGCGCTCGGCGACGGCCTCACAAGCTGCCGGTCAACGGCGCGGTGCGCAAGGCGATCGGCAAGACCGACGGCGACGAGGTGGTCGTGTCACCTGACGCGCCGTCGGGTTGATCACTGCGCGGGGTCGTGGTTGCGGAGGCGGTCCAACTCGGCGAGGTAAATCGCCTGCATACGGCCATAATGCCGGACCAGCAGCATGACCTCCTCGCCGCTGTAGCCCTCGACGAGCTGCTTCGCCTGCTCGGCGAACCGCTCGTAGGGTCGCTCCAACTCGGCGGCCCGCTCCGGTCGCAGGGTGACGATCATCCGACGCCGGTCCGCCGGGTCGCGCTCGGCCGTCACGTAGCCCGCCTGCTGGAGCCGGCGGAGCATACTGGTCACCGCCCCGGTGGTGAGGTTGGTCCGCTCGGCGACCTGCCCCGCGGTGGCGGATCCGATCTCCGCCAGGTAGTCCAGGCACTCCAGGTCGCTCACGGTGAGGCCCAGCCGCTCCGCGATGGCGTACCGGAACACCGTCGACAACCGTGAGGTCTCCCGCCCGGCGCGCATGAGGTCGGCGATCGCGGACGCGCGGGCCGGCTCGTGGGACATGCCCGCAATCATGCCCTTGGTACGGTGACCCGGTGCAGCCGAGGTAGCAGGCGGGTCAGCACCCAGTGCGGTGCGGCCGCGTCACCGGTGAGGCGGCGCATCAGCCCGGCGGCGGTGTCGACGGCGCGGAAGGCGTAGCGCACCATCTCGTCCTGGTAGCCGGCGATCGCCTGCTCCACCGGCGTACCGGTCGCCCGGGCCTCGACCAGCCGCTGGCCGAGCAGGGCGGCGTCGCGCAGCGCGGTGTTGCCGCCGTGCGCGCCGAACGGCGGCATGGCGTGCACAGCGTCGCCCATCATCGTCGCCCGGGGCACCGCCCACCGGCGCGGGCGCCGGCCGGTGGCGAAGAGGTTGAGCACTGTGGTGTCCAGTTCGGCGGTGTCGACAAGCCGCTGGATGAGCGGGTGGAAGTCCGCACTCGTCCGGGCGGCCAGTTCCCGCAGCGCCAGCAGGTCCCCGCGGACGGCGATGGGAACCTCCTGCTGCCGCAGCAGCAGTCCCCACATGACGTAGTCGTCGCCGGTGGGCGCATAGTTACCCGGGGCCAGGCGGGCGAACGCCTCCCGCGGGTTCTCGCCGAACCGCATGGACGTGAAGAAGAAGGCCCGGCTCGGCCGGTCGGCGATGGCCAGAACCCCGCTGGTACGCAGCGAGTCCGGGATGACGCTCTCGCCGTTTCGCCGTAGGGGCGATCGGCCGTAGACGCCCGCCATCGGGGTGTTCGCCGGGTCGGCGTCCGGCATGAGCTGCGCGCGCAGCGCCGAGCCGACGCCGTCCGCGCCCACGACGACGGTTGCCGCGGCGGCCGTGCCGT includes these proteins:
- a CDS encoding MarR family transcriptional regulator; amino-acid sequence: MSHEPARASAIADLMRAGRETSRLSTVFRYAIAERLGLTVSDLECLDYLAEIGSATAGQVAERTNLTTGAVTSMLRRLQQAGYVTAERDPADRRRMIVTLRPERAAELERPYERFAEQAKQLVEGYSGEEVMLLVRHYGRMQAIYLAELDRLRNHDPAQ
- a CDS encoding glucuronyl esterase domain-containing protein, with the translated sequence MTTTIRSGLIALTVAAVVAAAAVAATTAEAATGVALAASVEDEGADCAVSSFSTINNAQLPDPFTRINGTRISTTADWRCRRAEIREMAETYVYGQKPAKPATVTGSVSTTSITANVSDQGKSTSFSASVQLPSTGTAPYPAVFVLAGVADTATILASGAAVINYNPLTVGAEGTSRSAKSGAFYTLYGSTSTTGLEMAWAWGVSRLIDVIEQSGTSILRADGLGVTGCSRYGKGAFTIGVFDQRIALTMPIESGSGGVPAFRSIPGESGSQPLSSAYNEQPWLGDAFGSFTSNPNALPVDTHEMVAMIAPRGLFIMENPHIDWLAAKSGSVAALGGAEVYKALGAGDNITYWSDVSDGTHCANRSEWKTPLQQNIQKFLLRTGNAAGSFHISSKKAGNLSQWRTWTTPTLTSGATTSPTTVPTTTPPTTTPTTPPASGACSATVSLNSWTGGYVATVRVTAGSTALTGWSVGVTLPGGSAITNTWNATATGSSGTVSFRNVSYNGSVTAGASTEFGFQGTGTGPTATPTCQAG
- a CDS encoding FAD-dependent oxidoreductase, producing MAISTDFSVAIAGAGLSGLCLAQYLMRAGIDVHVYERDPGPFVRRQGYRIILDRYGLEALRESLPRPLYRLALTTGDEPGGHLRFTDSQLRNAFTINFKDEPHATRQVDRLTLRSILTYGLDGRIHYGKAAVAVDSGGPAGLRLRFSDGTAAAATVVVGADGVGSALRAQLMPDADPANTPMAGVYGRSPLRRNGESVIPDSLRTSGVLAIADRPSRAFFFTSMRFGENPREAFARLAPGNYAPTGDDYVMWGLLLRQQEVPIAVRGDLLALRELAARTSADFHPLIQRLVDTAELDTTVLNLFATGRRPRRWAVPRATMMGDAVHAMPPFGAHGGNTALRDAALLGQRLVEARATGTPVEQAIAGYQDEMVRYAFRAVDTAAGLMRRLTGDAAAPHWVLTRLLPRLHRVTVPRA